The following proteins are co-located in the Pseudomonas antarctica genome:
- a CDS encoding ABC transporter substrate-binding protein, translated as MLPRVTALLTGLGFCALAHAAPTHYPLTVQNCGSTLTFAQAPARSVTIGQAATEMLYALGVADTVVGTSLWFNRVLPTFKAQNDTIERLADNEPSFEAVIAKRPQLVAAELEWVVGPQGVVGTREQFHELKIPTYLLPSDCEGKDNLVGADGTRLEPFRIDTIYKSIRQLAEIFDVQDRGQQLNDELKARLANSVATAQSKGLKQASALVWFSSAEMASDPYVAGHKGVPEFMLETLGLHNVVQSDEEWPAVGWETLAKANPTFLVIARMDRRRYPADDHEKKLAFLRSDPVTRNMDAVKHNRIIVLDALALQASIRTFDGLEQLAHAIDGYDLPK; from the coding sequence ATGCTGCCACGCGTCACCGCCCTGCTCACCGGCTTGGGCTTCTGCGCCCTGGCCCACGCGGCCCCCACTCATTACCCGCTGACGGTGCAGAACTGCGGTAGCACGCTGACCTTCGCGCAGGCACCCGCGCGCAGCGTGACCATCGGCCAGGCAGCCACTGAAATGCTCTATGCACTGGGCGTGGCCGACACGGTGGTCGGCACCTCGCTGTGGTTCAACCGCGTATTGCCCACGTTCAAGGCGCAGAACGACACCATCGAGCGCCTGGCCGATAACGAGCCAAGCTTCGAAGCCGTGATCGCCAAGCGCCCGCAACTGGTGGCCGCCGAGCTGGAATGGGTGGTCGGCCCGCAGGGCGTGGTTGGCACCCGCGAGCAATTCCACGAGCTGAAGATTCCCACCTACCTGCTGCCCTCCGACTGCGAAGGCAAGGACAACCTGGTGGGTGCCGACGGCACGCGGCTGGAGCCGTTCCGCATCGACACAATTTACAAAAGCATCCGCCAACTGGCCGAGATCTTCGATGTACAGGATCGCGGCCAGCAACTGAACGACGAGCTCAAGGCGCGCCTGGCCAACTCCGTCGCCACCGCGCAGAGCAAAGGCCTCAAGCAGGCCAGTGCGCTGGTCTGGTTCTCCAGCGCCGAGATGGCCAGCGACCCGTACGTCGCCGGCCACAAAGGTGTCCCCGAGTTCATGCTGGAAACCCTGGGCCTGCACAACGTCGTGCAGTCCGATGAAGAGTGGCCCGCCGTCGGCTGGGAAACCCTCGCCAAGGCCAACCCGACCTTCCTCGTGATCGCCCGCATGGACCGCCGCCGCTACCCAGCCGACGACCATGAAAAGAAACTCGCCTTCCTGCGCAGCGACCCGGTAACCCGCAACATGGACGCGGTGAAACACAACCGCATCATCGTCCTCGACGCCCTGGCCTTGCAGGCCAGCATCCGCACGTTCGATGGCCTGGAACAACTGGCCCACGCCATCGACGGCTACGACCTGCCCAAATGA
- a CDS encoding ABC transporter ATP-binding protein → MSVLSCTGLGFKVREAELLRDIHLEVRLGETLGIVGPNGSGKSTLLKLLAGLRVPASGEVRLSGQRLSGLSRRAIAQQLAVVEQQADTDDAIRVFDAVALGRTPWLSALSPWSAEDHAIVNQALHDVDATHLSTRAWRSLSGGERQRVHIARALAQRPQILLLDEPTNHLDIQHQLAILKGVQALPVTTLIALHDLNQALTCDRLAVLDRGRLVALGKPLEVLTPQRLQDTFGVQAHYLTDPFDGAQILRLRSN, encoded by the coding sequence ATGAGCGTGCTCAGTTGCACCGGCCTGGGCTTCAAGGTGCGCGAGGCCGAGTTGCTGCGTGATATTCACCTCGAGGTTCGGTTAGGCGAAACCTTAGGCATCGTCGGCCCGAACGGCTCCGGCAAATCCACCCTGCTCAAACTGCTCGCCGGTTTGCGTGTGCCCGCCAGCGGCGAAGTGCGCTTGAGCGGCCAACGCTTGAGCGGCCTGTCCCGCCGCGCCATCGCACAGCAGTTGGCCGTGGTGGAGCAACAAGCCGACACCGACGACGCGATCCGCGTGTTCGATGCCGTGGCGCTGGGCCGCACACCGTGGCTGTCGGCATTGAGCCCGTGGTCCGCTGAAGACCACGCCATCGTCAACCAGGCTTTGCATGACGTCGACGCCACCCACCTGAGCACGCGCGCCTGGCGCAGCCTCTCCGGTGGTGAACGCCAACGCGTGCACATCGCCCGCGCCCTGGCGCAACGGCCGCAGATTCTGTTGCTGGATGAGCCGACCAATCACCTGGATATCCAGCATCAGTTGGCGATTTTAAAGGGCGTGCAGGCGCTGCCGGTGACCACGTTGATTGCGCTGCACGATCTGAATCAGGCGCTGACGTGTGATCGTTTGGCGGTGCTGGATCGCGGGCGGTTGGTCGCGCTGGGCAAGCCGCTGGAGGTGCTCACGCCGCAGCGCTTGCAGGACACGTTTGGCGTGCAGGCGCATTACCTGACGGACCCGTTTGATGGCGCGCAGATTCTGCGGCTGCGCTCAAACTGA
- a CDS encoding FecCD family ABC transporter permease: MIRTLLALALLLLAVLAGVAIGETAISPQVVLQVLANKLWAEGYVLDPIDEGVVWNYRLTRALVAAACGAGLATCGVILQSLLRNPLADPYLLGISAGASTGAVLVALIGVGGGLISLSAGAFVGAMAAFALVILLARASGSSSGTGQIILAGIAGSQLFNALTAFLITKSASSEQARGILFWLLGNLSGVRWPSVWLVVPVAVAGLAVCLWHRRALDAFTFGTDSAASLGIPVRRVQFVLVGCAALVTAVMVSIVGSIGFVGLVIPHAVRLLVGTGHSRLLPASALGGALFLIAADVLSRTLIKGQVIPVGVVTALVGAPVFALILIGRRNAR, translated from the coding sequence ATGATACGCACCCTGCTCGCCCTAGCCCTGTTACTGCTCGCCGTGCTCGCCGGTGTGGCCATCGGCGAAACCGCCATCTCGCCGCAGGTCGTGCTCCAGGTGCTCGCCAATAAACTGTGGGCGGAGGGTTACGTGCTGGACCCGATCGACGAAGGGGTGGTGTGGAACTACCGTCTGACCCGCGCCCTGGTCGCCGCGGCGTGCGGGGCCGGGCTGGCTACGTGCGGGGTGATTTTGCAGTCGTTGCTGCGTAACCCGTTGGCTGACCCGTACCTGCTGGGCATCAGCGCCGGCGCGTCCACCGGCGCGGTATTGGTAGCCCTGATCGGCGTGGGCGGCGGGCTGATTTCGCTGTCGGCGGGTGCATTTGTCGGGGCCATGGCGGCCTTTGCACTGGTGATCCTGCTGGCGCGGGCCAGCGGCTCGTCCAGCGGCACAGGGCAGATCATCCTCGCAGGCATCGCCGGCTCGCAGCTGTTCAATGCCCTCACCGCGTTCCTGATTACCAAATCCGCCAGTTCCGAGCAGGCGCGCGGCATTCTGTTCTGGCTGCTGGGCAACCTCAGCGGCGTGCGCTGGCCATCGGTGTGGCTGGTGGTGCCGGTGGCGGTCGCAGGCCTGGCGGTGTGCCTGTGGCACCGTCGCGCGCTGGATGCGTTTACCTTTGGCACGGACTCCGCAGCGTCCCTGGGCATCCCGGTGCGGCGCGTGCAGTTTGTGCTGGTGGGCTGTGCCGCGCTGGTCACGGCGGTGATGGTGTCGATTGTCGGCTCTATCGGCTTTGTCGGGCTGGTGATTCCCCACGCCGTGCGCCTGCTGGTCGGCACCGGGCATTCGCGGTTGCTGCCGGCCAGTGCCTTGGGCGGCGCGCTGTTTTTGATTGCGGCGGATGTGCTGTCGCGCACGCTGATCAAGGGGCAGGTGATTCCGGTCGGCGTGGTGACGGCTTTGGTCGGCGCCCCGGTGTTTGCGCTGATTTTGATCGGCCGGAGGAATGCGCGATGA
- a CDS encoding GNAT family N-acetyltransferase encodes MNESPILQFVTGADVPAVLAFVLEARAELFPTLSATGMPDDLARFEAVYLHGDGQFLIARAEGQIVAAIGYLPYDGRFPQLNYQGLKTVEVVRLFVLPSFRRSGLAGELYRVLEAKARAEGVEVVYLHTHPFLPGAIDFWVRQGFEVVDVEADPVWRTTHMQRHL; translated from the coding sequence ATGAACGAGAGTCCCATCCTTCAGTTCGTCACCGGCGCCGATGTTCCAGCAGTACTGGCCTTCGTCCTGGAGGCCCGCGCCGAGCTTTTCCCCACGCTCAGCGCAACCGGCATGCCGGACGATCTGGCGCGATTTGAAGCGGTCTACCTTCATGGCGACGGCCAGTTCCTGATCGCCCGCGCTGAAGGCCAAATCGTCGCCGCCATCGGCTACTTGCCCTACGACGGCCGTTTCCCCCAGCTGAATTACCAAGGCCTTAAAACGGTGGAAGTGGTGCGCCTGTTCGTACTGCCATCCTTTCGCCGTTCTGGTCTGGCAGGCGAGTTGTACCGCGTACTGGAGGCGAAGGCTCGGGCGGAAGGTGTGGAGGTGGTTTACCTGCATACCCATCCGTTTCTGCCGGGGGCGATTGATTTTTGGGTGCGCCAGGGGTTTGAGGTGGTGGATGTCGAGGCGGACCCGGTGTGGCGGACGACGCATATGCAGCGACACCTCTAA
- a CDS encoding ATPase domain-containing protein: MSTKVTINRLATGVPGLDEVLGGGLPEFSFNLIAGPPGCGKTTLAHQMMFALATPERPALFFTVLGEPPLKMLRYQQQFDFFDNEAINQSIRYINLADHTLAGDLDEVLRRIVSEVEAHSPSLVFVDSFRSVVLASQTQHNPNNNLPQFVQQLGMLMTTWQATTFLIGEYFTETDSNPIFTVADGLIWLRQSVERNSMVRKMEIMKMRGQPTLPGLHTFRIATSGIRVFPPAAINRSVDAPSTFPITRLKMGVPALDEMLGGGLPRGYSLLVAGPSGSGKSILAATFLAEGARNGETGVIAVFEQRPNHSQNPKLAELIKSGQVGLVDSRSPDLSIDEIVQLLLGEIDRLKATRVVIDSLSGFELALAPTFRADFRESLSRMVTALTAAGVSVLMTSELEDRYTDLRFSPYGTAFLTDAIIVQRYIEVESRLLRIMAVVKVRASAHSDQLRQYHIDDHGLQIRDMLPEQEGLLGGRPTKQISAGDKHV, from the coding sequence ATGAGCACCAAAGTGACTATCAACCGTCTGGCCACGGGTGTGCCAGGACTGGACGAGGTCCTGGGCGGAGGCCTGCCGGAGTTTTCGTTCAACCTGATTGCAGGCCCGCCGGGCTGTGGCAAAACCACCCTGGCGCACCAGATGATGTTTGCCCTGGCCACGCCGGAGCGCCCGGCGCTGTTCTTTACCGTGCTCGGTGAGCCGCCGCTGAAGATGCTGCGCTATCAGCAGCAATTCGATTTTTTCGATAACGAAGCGATTAACCAGTCGATTCGCTATATCAATTTGGCCGACCACACCCTGGCCGGCGATCTGGACGAAGTGTTGCGGCGAATTGTCAGCGAGGTCGAGGCACATTCGCCGTCGCTGGTGTTTGTCGATTCGTTCCGCTCCGTGGTGCTGGCCAGCCAGACCCAGCACAACCCGAATAACAACCTGCCGCAGTTCGTCCAGCAACTGGGTATGTTGATGACCACGTGGCAGGCGACGACTTTCCTGATCGGCGAATATTTCACCGAAACCGACTCCAACCCGATCTTTACCGTGGCCGACGGCCTGATCTGGCTGCGCCAAAGCGTCGAGCGCAACTCGATGGTGCGCAAGATGGAGATCATGAAGATGCGCGGCCAGCCGACGTTGCCGGGGCTGCACACCTTCCGTATCGCCACCTCGGGGATCAGGGTGTTCCCACCGGCCGCCATCAATCGTTCGGTTGACGCGCCGTCGACGTTCCCGATCACGCGTCTGAAAATGGGCGTGCCGGCCCTCGATGAGATGCTCGGTGGCGGCCTGCCTCGCGGCTATTCGCTGCTGGTGGCCGGGCCATCGGGCTCGGGCAAAAGCATTTTGGCGGCGACCTTCCTGGCCGAAGGCGCACGCAACGGTGAAACCGGGGTGATTGCGGTGTTCGAGCAACGCCCCAACCATTCGCAAAACCCGAAGTTGGCCGAGTTAATCAAGAGCGGGCAGGTTGGCCTGGTGGACAGCCGCTCGCCGGACCTGTCCATCGATGAAATCGTGCAATTGCTGCTGGGCGAGATCGACCGTTTAAAAGCCACCCGCGTGGTGATTGATTCGCTGTCGGGCTTTGAGCTGGCGTTGGCGCCAACCTTTCGCGCGGACTTTCGCGAATCGTTGTCACGCATGGTCACCGCGCTGACGGCTGCCGGGGTCAGCGTCTTGATGACCTCCGAGTTGGAAGACCGCTACACCGACCTGCGTTTCAGCCCTTACGGCACGGCGTTCCTGACTGACGCGATCATCGTGCAGCGGTATATCGAAGTCGAGAGCCGTTTGTTGCGGATCATGGCGGTGGTCAAGGTGCGCGCCAGTGCGCACTCCGATCAGCTACGCCAGTACCACATCGACGATCACGGCCTGCAGATTCGCGACATGCTGCCTGAGCAGGAGGGGTTGCTGGGCGGTCGACCGACCAAACAGATTTCAGCAGGAGACAAACATGTGTGA
- a CDS encoding sensor histidine kinase: protein MSESGGKNERELTSAAHELFLLGQKTVEARAVLAALQQQLTDASSRLVDTQHVEQVIEANQQLVLAILLAQSDAAKPPPLEEQRLYQELREANAQLVIAALSAQDLQATAERALGQQKSILAMVAHELRNPLTPISMIAERMVRLPSDQLPRMRELIEGQVQHISQLVDDLLDVSRVSTGKLRIERSDVDMLQILRSAIDACGPVMRAKQQQFDAHLPDGSLMFSGDPGRLSQILHNLLANAAKYTPVGGRIVLSVSVADELRISICDNGIGVSAKALPLIFDPYVQDEHAIGFNGSGLGIGLTVVRELVEAHGGKVTAKSEGKGRGSEFVVTLPLSH from the coding sequence ATGAGTGAAAGCGGCGGCAAGAATGAACGTGAGCTGACCAGTGCCGCTCACGAACTGTTCCTGCTCGGCCAAAAAACCGTTGAGGCGCGTGCCGTGCTCGCCGCTCTGCAGCAGCAACTGACTGATGCCAGCAGCCGTCTGGTGGATACCCAGCACGTCGAGCAGGTGATCGAGGCCAATCAGCAATTGGTACTGGCGATCCTCCTGGCGCAATCCGACGCTGCAAAGCCGCCGCCGCTGGAGGAGCAACGTTTGTACCAGGAGCTTCGCGAGGCGAACGCCCAGTTAGTGATCGCGGCGCTCAGCGCGCAAGACCTGCAGGCGACAGCCGAGCGTGCGTTGGGCCAGCAGAAAAGTATCCTGGCGATGGTCGCGCATGAGCTGCGCAACCCATTGACGCCGATCAGCATGATCGCCGAGCGCATGGTGCGCCTGCCGAGCGACCAGTTACCACGCATGCGTGAGCTGATCGAGGGGCAGGTGCAGCATATTTCACAGTTGGTTGACGACTTGCTGGACGTGTCCCGCGTGAGCACGGGCAAGCTGCGTATCGAGCGAAGTGATGTCGACATGCTGCAGATCCTCAGAAGCGCGATTGATGCGTGCGGCCCGGTGATGCGGGCAAAACAGCAGCAATTCGATGCGCATCTGCCTGACGGCAGCTTGATGTTCAGTGGCGACCCTGGGCGCCTTTCGCAAATCCTGCATAACCTGCTGGCCAACGCGGCCAAGTACACGCCGGTGGGCGGCCGGATCGTGCTGTCGGTCAGCGTGGCGGACGAGTTGAGGATCAGCATTTGTGACAATGGCATCGGCGTATCGGCCAAGGCGCTGCCGCTCATCTTTGACCCTTACGTGCAGGACGAGCACGCCATTGGTTTCAACGGTTCGGGGTTGGGGATCGGGTTGACGGTGGTTCGCGAGCTGGTTGAAGCGCATGGCGGCAAGGTCACTGCCAAAAGCGAAGGCAAGGGCCGTGGCAGCGAGTTTGTGGTGACATTGCCCTTGTCTCACTGA
- a CDS encoding alpha/beta hydrolase, with the protein MAHSLWPASAPELAEMRRFNKKLAWLPRFKIRNRITPRLIQALLVASQRVKKAPAAETRRVAGVPVRILRPEGKAKGVLLDIHGGGWVIGNAQMDDDLNLGMVRACDVAVVSVDYRLAVDTPVEGLMEDCLAAARWLLGDCPEFADLPVFVVGESAGGHLAVATLLALKQWPDLLKRVSGAVLYYGVYDLTGTPSVRAAGPDTLLLDGPGMVEALRMLTPGLSDEERRQPPLSPLYGDFSGLPPALMFVGELDPLKDDTLLIAERWGAQTQVEAHLLAESAHGFIHFPVAMAGHVLMHTKAWITQRLAAAGT; encoded by the coding sequence ATGGCTCATTCACTGTGGCCTGCCAGCGCGCCAGAGCTGGCCGAGATGCGCCGTTTCAATAAAAAGCTCGCCTGGCTGCCGCGCTTCAAAATCCGCAACCGCATTACCCCGCGCCTGATCCAGGCGCTGCTGGTGGCCAGTCAACGGGTCAAAAAGGCACCTGCGGCTGAAACTCGGCGCGTGGCTGGCGTACCCGTGCGCATCCTGCGGCCCGAGGGCAAGGCCAAGGGCGTGCTGCTGGATATCCACGGCGGCGGCTGGGTGATCGGCAATGCACAGATGGATGACGACCTGAACCTGGGCATGGTGCGGGCCTGTGATGTGGCGGTGGTGTCGGTGGACTATCGGCTGGCGGTCGACACGCCGGTTGAAGGGCTGATGGAGGACTGCCTGGCGGCCGCGCGCTGGCTGTTGGGCGACTGCCCGGAGTTTGCCGACTTGCCGGTGTTTGTGGTGGGTGAATCCGCCGGTGGGCACCTGGCAGTGGCGACGTTGCTGGCGCTCAAGCAATGGCCGGATCTGCTCAAGCGCGTGAGCGGGGCGGTGTTGTATTACGGGGTTTATGACTTGACTGGCACGCCCAGCGTGCGCGCAGCCGGGCCGGACACGTTGTTGCTGGACGGTCCGGGTATGGTCGAGGCGTTGCGCATGCTCACGCCGGGGCTGAGTGATGAAGAGCGCCGACAGCCACCGTTGTCACCGTTGTATGGCGATTTTAGCGGGTTGCCGCCGGCGTTGATGTTTGTCGGGGAATTGGACCCGCTCAAGGATGACACGCTGTTGATCGCCGAGCGGTGGGGCGCGCAGACGCAGGTTGAAGCGCACCTGTTAGCGGAATCTGCCCATGGGTTTATTCATTTTCCGGTGGCGATGGCGGGCCATGTGCTGATGCACACCAAGGCCTGGATAACCCAGCGATTGGCAGCAGCAGGAACTTAA
- the tspO gene encoding tryptophan-rich sensory protein TspO, translated as MIFLIFLIACGAAASTGIIFKPGQWYESLVKPGFTPPNWLFPVAWTVIYLLLAWAGYRLTLIPGSQLALGLWAAQIALNTLWTPVFFGAHQLFAGMVVIVLLWLVVAALVVMALRLDLITGLILFPYLAWLSVAAALNFSILRNNR; from the coding sequence ATGATCTTCCTTATTTTCCTGATTGCCTGCGGCGCCGCCGCCAGCACAGGCATTATTTTTAAACCCGGTCAGTGGTACGAGTCCCTCGTCAAGCCCGGCTTCACACCGCCCAACTGGCTGTTTCCAGTGGCCTGGACGGTCATCTATTTGCTGCTCGCCTGGGCGGGCTATCGCCTCACCCTGATCCCCGGCAGCCAATTGGCCTTGGGCCTGTGGGCGGCGCAGATCGCCTTGAACACGCTGTGGACGCCAGTGTTTTTTGGTGCGCATCAGCTTTTCGCCGGGATGGTGGTGATCGTGCTGTTGTGGCTGGTGGTGGCGGCGCTGGTGGTGATGGCGTTGCGTCTGGACTTGATCACCGGGTTGATCCTGTTTCCCTACCTGGCGTGGTTGAGTGTGGCGGCGGCATTGAATTTCTCGATTTTGCGTAATAACCGCTGA